One segment of Synechocystis sp. PCC 7509 DNA contains the following:
- a CDS encoding thermonuclease family protein, which produces MKNLLIKISLVFPLLFSPSLALAQNAPATVISIGDGDTLRVRQSGQVTTIRLACVDAPERSQSPWGQQSTSKLKQLLPPGTPVQVRTITRDRYGRTVAELYVGKQSVNLQMVKDGQAVVYRQYLSGCAATKDQYLQAEVQAKKQRLGFWNQKSPVMPWDYRRGKRSSNPQINKVASSTRTQSLPNCTNSDCNCSDFQTQVQAQQVLKAFPGDKFRLDSDSDGVACESLP; this is translated from the coding sequence TTGAAAAACTTATTAATTAAAATCTCGTTAGTTTTTCCTCTATTATTTTCTCCCTCCCTAGCCTTAGCTCAGAACGCCCCCGCCACCGTCATTAGCATAGGCGACGGCGACACCTTGCGAGTCCGCCAATCAGGACAGGTGACAACAATCCGACTTGCTTGCGTTGATGCTCCTGAGCGATCGCAAAGTCCTTGGGGACAGCAATCGACATCCAAACTCAAGCAACTGCTACCCCCAGGTACGCCAGTGCAAGTCCGCACGATAACGCGCGATCGCTATGGGCGAACTGTTGCCGAGTTATATGTCGGTAAGCAATCGGTTAATCTCCAAATGGTCAAAGACGGTCAAGCAGTGGTTTATCGCCAATACCTCAGTGGATGTGCTGCCACTAAAGACCAGTATTTACAGGCAGAAGTTCAAGCGAAAAAGCAACGGTTGGGCTTCTGGAATCAAAAGTCACCTGTGATGCCTTGGGATTACAGGCGGGGGAAGCGTAGCAGCAATCCTCAAATAAATAAAGTCGCTTCATCTACACGAACTCAATCTCTACCAAATTGCACTAATAGCGATTGCAATTGCAGCGATTTTCAAACTCAAGTCCAGGCGCAGCAGGTGCTAAAGGCTTTCCCTGGGGATAAATTTAGGCTGGATAGCGATTCGGATGGGGTAGCTTGTGAAAGTTTGCCATAG
- a CDS encoding ParA family protein, producing the protein MLNQIRLAIMTGAGGVGKTTLAANLGYEVARLGYKVAIFDLDPQGSLNVACRLNKTPAPKATTAWIYSGFFDGTYTLIHVWEQHVKSLEVFQGGSALFKVMSNLAQAGGSHLLQEALTEYPLPHDLIIFDCPATLEQIPKSALIAATHLLVPLMPDAKAIDGTRVLLDWYAANVQELQLSPAPAFLGFVINNVEDGAEHQRLSKELPPKYEARGYHVFPAIKHYTAFTNAWSEAIPLRVHRATHPALKPIETIALAIGEKIKGGKRGKTKSARR; encoded by the coding sequence ATGCTCAATCAAATAAGACTTGCAATTATGACTGGAGCAGGAGGCGTTGGAAAGACGACCCTAGCAGCCAACCTCGGCTACGAAGTCGCTCGGTTGGGATACAAAGTTGCTATTTTTGACCTTGATCCTCAAGGTTCTCTCAATGTAGCTTGCCGACTGAACAAAACTCCGGCTCCGAAAGCCACTACCGCTTGGATTTACTCTGGTTTTTTTGATGGAACATACACTTTAATTCACGTATGGGAACAGCACGTAAAGAGCTTAGAAGTGTTCCAAGGTGGAAGTGCTTTGTTTAAAGTTATGTCTAATCTTGCTCAAGCTGGTGGAAGCCATCTATTACAGGAGGCTTTAACTGAGTATCCTCTGCCTCACGATCTAATTATTTTTGATTGCCCAGCTACATTAGAGCAAATTCCTAAGTCTGCTTTGATTGCTGCTACGCATTTGCTAGTTCCGCTTATGCCAGATGCTAAAGCAATTGATGGCACGAGGGTTTTGCTCGATTGGTACGCAGCTAACGTTCAAGAACTTCAACTGTCTCCAGCACCCGCATTTCTAGGATTTGTTATTAATAACGTGGAAGATGGGGCAGAACATCAACGCCTTTCTAAAGAACTGCCACCAAAATACGAGGCAAGGGGGTATCATGTATTTCCTGCTATTAAACATTACACGGCTTTTACAAATGCCTGGTCGGAAGCTATTCCTTTGAGAGTACATCGTGCAACACATCCAGCATTAAAACCAATTGAAACAATAGCTCTGGCAATCGGAGAAAAAATTAAAGGAGGGAAACGTGGTAAAACAAAATCGGCTCGACGTTGA
- a CDS encoding RES family NAD+ phosphorylase gives MLLKPLHTESDRIPLVAIRAFLPDNIAMTVIDVDSLPENWQSIEAYSVLQNIGKQWLQKQETAVLKVPSSIIPVEFNYLLNPQHPDLQISLEPPLKFKFDDRMWKVNL, from the coding sequence TTGCTACTCAAACCCCTACATACCGAGAGCGATCGCATTCCTTTAGTCGCCATCCGTGCTTTTCTGCCCGACAACATTGCGATGACGGTAATAGACGTAGATAGCCTACCGGAGAATTGGCAAAGTATAGAAGCTTATTCGGTTTTGCAAAATATCGGAAAGCAGTGGCTTCAAAAGCAAGAGACAGCCGTGCTGAAAGTTCCATCCTCTATTATTCCCGTTGAATTTAATTATCTGCTTAATCCTCAGCATCCTGACTTGCAGATTAGTTTAGAGCCACCACTGAAGTTTAAGTTTGACGACCGGATGTGGAAGGTTAATCTATAA
- a CDS encoding IS6 family transposase gives MNSKSPFKWRHYQSEIILRCVRWYLSYPLSYRQVTEMVNERGLDIHHSTVFRWVQEYSPEMDKRVRPYLKLTNDSWRXDETYILVKGKQKYLYRAVDSAGNTLDFLLTAKRDAKAAKRFLRKTLKAIHTSVPRVITVDKNPAYPKAINVLKAANKLPEVVKLRQIKYLNNIVEQDHRGIKRLVKPGMGFGSFNTARRTIRGYETLNMVRKGQVIGVPRGAIKERLVFIYQIFGVVA, from the coding sequence ATGAATTCTAAATCCCCCTTCAAGTGGCGGCATTATCAGTCAGAAATCATCCTACGTTGTGTTCGGTGGTATCTAAGCTATCCGCTTTCCTATCGCCAAGTAACAGAGATGGTGAACGAGCGGGGATTAGATATACATCACAGCACCGTCTTCCGTTGGGTGCAAGAATATAGTCCAGAAATGGACAAACGAGTCAGACCGTATCTAAAGCTTACTAATGACTCATGGCGGGNAGATGAAACCTATATTTTGGTCAAAGGCAAGCAGAAGTATTTATACCGAGCAGTCGATTCGGCAGGGAACACCTTAGACTTCCTCCTCACAGCGAAGCGGGATGCGAAAGCGGCGAAACGGTTTTTGCGTAAGACATTGAAAGCAATTCACACTTCCGTACCAAGAGTCATCACTGTGGATAAGAACCCTGCTTATCCAAAAGCGATTAACGTACTCAAAGCTGCCAATAAGTTACCCGAAGTAGTGAAATTACGACAGATTAAATATCTCAATAATATTGTGGAGCAAGACCATCGGGGGATAAAACGATTAGTCAAACCAGGAATGGGATTTGGCTCCTTCAACACTGCAAGAAGAACCATTCGGGGATATGAAACTCTGAACATGGTTAGAAAAGGACAAGTTATTGGTGTTCCCAGGGGAGCCATCAAAGAGCGACTTGTCTTTATCTATCAAATCTTTGGGGTAGTTGCATAA
- a CDS encoding DUF4326 domain-containing protein, translating to MIKVTNGYIVGWDSGHYIGRGGKGKKGSALANPFKLADTSNTEERDRVIAKYRRWLWQKIQEKDSAVMAELFYLKEQAIAQARTQGFANDLNLLCFCKQPTREVACHGDVIKSCLEWMINQEE from the coding sequence ATGATAAAAGTAACCAACGGCTACATCGTGGGTTGGGATTCCGGTCATTATATCGGACGCGGTGGCAAAGGTAAAAAAGGCTCGGCTTTAGCTAATCCCTTCAAGTTGGCAGATACCAGCAATACTGAAGAACGCGATCGCGTAATCGCTAAATATCGCCGTTGGCTTTGGCAAAAGATTCAAGAAAAAGACTCGGCAGTGATGGCTGAGTTATTCTATTTGAAGGAACAAGCGATAGCGCAAGCACGCACGCAGGGCTTCGCAAACGATTTAAACTTGCTATGTTTTTGTAAGCAACCAACGCGCGAGGTTGCTTGTCACGGGGATGTGATTAAGTCATGTTTAGAGTGGATGATAAACCAAGAAGAATAG
- a CDS encoding ParB/RepB/Spo0J family partition protein, whose amino-acid sequence MVKQNRLDVDSFFSEVDQNQEVHNLRERLKILEHQLNQQVDREQHLVTEIEQLRSRSLEPGNSQLQSQISQLREHLKENQGTIQYPVSKIQPNPEQPRKTFTEEVESMALSLQQEGQLDPIILFEDGMLFDGECRWRAAKSLGWETINTVLTAKPDLSKILRRRAYLTSLHRRGLNTLDKAETLVAIACDEIPELLPEEVPRVINRVLTRLKRNKQSLGERLHLQPSDHWQVVLDQWEMEKVELQVFSIFLSLQEHPVSLNRNVFPILNLTPDLKTAVREQSLGCPQALILNRLSAAQLGITERQAKTLREKGIKEVRAQNLSISQTKQWVIKQEAQYVQPSKSISRNRQVDRFLASVQKLDLSNREATSEQLLELQQTLENTLEHLKSLLK is encoded by the coding sequence GTGGTAAAACAAAATCGGCTCGACGTTGATAGCTTTTTCTCAGAAGTCGATCAAAATCAAGAAGTACACAATTTACGAGAGCGGCTTAAGATATTAGAGCATCAGTTAAATCAACAAGTTGATCGCGAGCAACATCTAGTTACCGAGATCGAACAATTGCGATCGCGTTCTCTTGAACCAGGCAATTCGCAATTGCAAAGTCAGATTAGCCAACTGCGAGAACATTTAAAAGAAAATCAAGGAACCATCCAGTACCCTGTTAGTAAAATTCAGCCAAATCCAGAGCAGCCGCGTAAAACCTTTACCGAAGAAGTAGAATCGATGGCACTTTCTTTGCAACAAGAAGGACAACTCGATCCAATTATTTTGTTTGAGGATGGAATGTTGTTTGATGGGGAGTGCCGTTGGCGGGCAGCAAAAAGCTTAGGATGGGAGACAATAAATACTGTACTTACAGCCAAACCCGACCTGTCAAAGATCCTACGGCGTAGAGCGTATCTGACGAGCTTGCATCGACGTGGATTAAATACTCTTGATAAAGCTGAGACGTTGGTAGCGATTGCGTGCGATGAGATTCCTGAACTTCTTCCAGAAGAAGTCCCACGTGTTATTAATAGGGTTTTGACTCGCTTGAAACGAAATAAGCAGAGTCTTGGAGAACGGCTTCATTTACAACCAAGCGATCATTGGCAGGTTGTCTTAGACCAGTGGGAAATGGAGAAAGTAGAACTCCAAGTTTTCAGTATTTTTTTAAGCTTGCAAGAGCATCCAGTTTCATTAAATCGAAATGTTTTTCCAATCTTAAATCTCACTCCAGACTTGAAAACCGCAGTGCGCGAACAATCCCTAGGTTGCCCCCAGGCTTTGATTCTTAATCGACTTTCCGCAGCACAACTTGGTATTACAGAACGACAAGCAAAAACGCTGCGTGAAAAAGGAATTAAAGAAGTTCGCGCTCAAAACCTTTCCATATCGCAAACTAAACAATGGGTAATCAAACAAGAAGCACAGTATGTACAACCCTCTAAATCTATTAGTAGAAATAGGCAGGTAGATCGTTTCTTGGCAAGTGTTCAAAAGCTCGATCTCTCAAATAGAGAGGCAACATCAGAACAGTTACTGGAACTTCAACAAACTCTTGAAAATACGCTTGAGCATCTAAAGAGCTTATTAAAGTGA
- a CDS encoding tyrosine-type recombinase/integrase, with amino-acid sequence MRLLAILTELDQLLFSAKSVSRSPPPVKVPSKREREYLRPSEVAAMLSAAHSFGRHGVRDAAIILLMFRHGLRTAELVALKWSQVDLSGGYIEIRRVKHGHDSTHPLRAPELRALRQIQRDYPETQYVFVSERKAPLSTRTIRHITLFCHFPRLKSSK; translated from the coding sequence ATGAGGCTTTTAGCCATCCTTACCGAACTCGACCAACTTCTCTTTTCGGCAAAGTCTGTTTCTCGCTCTCCTCCACCCGTGAAAGTCCCTTCAAAACGAGAGCGGGAATATTTGCGTCCTTCAGAAGTTGCAGCGATGCTCAGTGCGGCTCATTCATTTGGTCGGCATGGAGTTCGAGATGCAGCGATTATCTTGCTCATGTTTCGGCATGGGTTGCGCACGGCAGAGTTAGTTGCACTGAAATGGTCACAGGTCGATTTAAGTGGAGGCTACATTGAGATCCGAAGAGTAAAACACGGACATGATAGCACCCATCCCTTACGCGCTCCTGAGCTGAGAGCATTACGTCAGATTCAGCGAGACTATCCCGAAACCCAGTATGTGTTTGTCTCCGAACGCAAAGCCCCTCTGTCTACTAGAACTATTCGTCATATAACCCTCTTCTGTCACTTTCCGAGATTAAAAAGTAGTAAATAA